One window of the Janthinobacterium sp. PAMC25594 genome contains the following:
- a CDS encoding peptide chain release factor 3 yields the protein MVTNMANENDITTPDSSDNADNAVASASSKAPAVIAREVQRRRTFGIISHPDAGKTTLTEKLLLFSGAIQMAGTVKARKSGRHATSDWMEIEKQRGISVASSVMQFEFRDHVVNLLDTPGHQDFSEDTYRVLTAVDSALMVIDAAKGVEAQTIKLLAVCRMRNTPIVTFMNKMDRETRDPLDLLDELESVLKIQCAPVTWPIGMGKNFRGVYHLLNDEIMLFKAGEEKADGAFEIIKGIDNPRLQEMFPLEMDQLRMEVELVHGASNPFNLEEFLSGVQTPVFFGSAINNFGVREILSALVEWAPAPRERDATVRSVAPSEQPFTGFVFKIQANMDPAHRDRIAFLRVCSGRFERGMKVKHLRLGREIKVSNVVTFMASSREQVEEAYAGDIIGLPNHGNMQIGDSFSEGEMLTFTGIPYFAPDFFRSVRIRNPLKIKQLHKGLQQLGEEGAVQVFKPVQGGELVLGAVGVLQFEVVASRLLNEYGVDAVFEGTSISSARWVSCDDKRTLQDFENALGHNVAYDAAGNMAYLATSGVNLRLTQERWPKLTFHATREHSAKLA from the coding sequence ATGGTCACCAATATGGCCAACGAGAACGACATCACTACCCCCGATTCCAGCGACAATGCGGACAACGCCGTGGCGTCAGCCAGCAGCAAGGCGCCTGCCGTGATCGCGCGCGAAGTGCAGCGCCGCCGCACCTTCGGCATCATTTCCCACCCGGATGCGGGCAAGACCACCTTGACGGAAAAACTGCTGCTGTTCTCGGGCGCGATCCAGATGGCCGGTACCGTCAAGGCGCGTAAATCGGGCCGCCACGCGACGTCGGACTGGATGGAGATCGAGAAGCAGCGCGGCATTTCCGTCGCCTCCTCGGTGATGCAGTTCGAATTCCGCGACCACGTCGTCAACCTGCTCGACACCCCGGGCCACCAGGACTTCTCGGAAGATACCTACCGCGTGCTGACGGCAGTCGACTCGGCGCTGATGGTGATCGATGCGGCCAAGGGCGTGGAAGCGCAGACGATCAAGCTGCTGGCCGTCTGCCGCATGCGCAATACGCCCATCGTCACCTTCATGAACAAGATGGACCGCGAGACGCGCGATCCGCTGGACCTGCTCGACGAACTCGAATCGGTGCTGAAGATCCAGTGCGCGCCCGTCACCTGGCCGATCGGCATGGGCAAGAACTTCCGCGGCGTGTATCACCTGCTGAACGACGAGATCATGCTGTTCAAGGCCGGTGAAGAGAAGGCCGACGGCGCCTTTGAAATCATCAAGGGCATCGACAACCCGCGCCTGCAGGAGATGTTCCCGCTGGAGATGGACCAGTTGCGCATGGAAGTGGAGCTGGTGCACGGCGCATCGAATCCGTTCAACCTGGAAGAATTCCTCTCCGGCGTGCAGACGCCCGTGTTCTTCGGTTCGGCCATCAACAACTTCGGCGTGCGCGAGATTCTCTCCGCACTGGTCGAGTGGGCGCCGGCACCGCGCGAGCGCGACGCGACAGTGCGTTCGGTGGCGCCGTCCGAGCAGCCATTTACGGGCTTCGTCTTCAAGATCCAGGCGAACATGGACCCGGCGCACCGCGACCGCATCGCCTTTTTGCGCGTGTGCTCGGGACGTTTCGAGCGCGGCATGAAGGTCAAGCACTTGCGCCTGGGGCGCGAGATCAAGGTGTCGAACGTGGTGACCTTCATGGCATCGTCGCGCGAACAGGTGGAAGAAGCATACGCGGGCGACATCATCGGCTTGCCGAACCATGGCAACATGCAGATCGGCGACAGTTTTTCCGAAGGCGAGATGCTGACCTTTACGGGCATTCCATACTTTGCGCCGGATTTCTTCCGCTCCGTGCGCATCCGTAATCCCCTGAAGATCAAGCAGTTGCACAAGGGCCTGCAGCAGCTGGGCGAAGAGGGCGCGGTACAGGTCTTCAAGCCGGTGCAGGGCGGCGAACTGGTACTGGGCGCCGTCGGCGTGCTGCAGTTCGAGGTGGTGGCGAGCCGCTTGCTCAACGAGTATGGCGTCGACGCCGTGTTCGAAGGCACCAGCATCAGCAGCGCGCGCTGGGTCAGCTGCGACGACAAGCGCACCTTGCAGGACTTCGAAAACGCGCTGGGTCACAACGTGGCCTACGATGCGGCCGGCAACATGGCCTACCTGGCCACGTCGGGCGTGAACCTGCGTTTGACGCAAGAGCGCTGGCCGAAGCTGACGTTCCACGCGACGCGCGAGCATTCGGCGAAATTGGCTTGA
- a CDS encoding bifunctional diguanylate cyclase/phosphodiesterase, giving the protein MMVPLMLPSVQLRGDRIARLNLLAAAAMLATASLLLILFQLLSLQASLQRNLRIQADMLAPAAAQAMRQDDRLAAQQVLAPLAAAPYVRQALLYSPYGTPFARYARSASDAAPAAPRTGLQIDYLDGSAALLHNLPGGGALYLRASLAPLFNSLAQFAAFTLLVCLCAFGLTVLMVRRTRTAAQQAESHLHYLAHVDPVTQLPNRHEFNGALAYALARADRQDSSVGLLLLDLDNFKVVNDTLGHHCGDQLLKLVAERLVEILRGTDIICRIGGDEFVVIVEPADDASEMASVARKILAVLAAPFALEGHQLYVSASIGVSLYPFDAQDVATLTRNADTAMYHAKHQGKNRYAVFKAEMELRAQRRLRMEANLRRALQNEELYLHYQPQIDLRSGRIVGVEALIRWNCREMGQLSPSEFIPVAEESGIIVELGRWVLQSACRQAASWCKAGLLDSLEHVAVNLSACQARDPGLMDDIRAILDETQLPHGLLELEITEGVLMDNIHANVELMRRLQETGIHLSIDDFGTGYSSMSYLKRLPIDQLKIDRSFVHDLPGEGEAIVTAIIAMAHSLHLKVVAEGVETLQQVEFLRKAGCDNVQGYFFARPMTAAQLTALLLERRDWSTRTIMPA; this is encoded by the coding sequence ATGATGGTGCCATTGATGCTGCCCTCGGTGCAGTTGCGCGGTGATCGGATAGCCAGGCTGAACCTGCTGGCCGCGGCGGCCATGCTGGCCACGGCCAGCCTGCTGCTGATCCTCTTCCAGTTGCTTTCCCTCCAGGCATCGCTCCAGCGCAACCTGCGCATCCAGGCCGACATGCTGGCGCCAGCCGCTGCCCAGGCCATGCGCCAGGATGATCGCCTTGCGGCGCAACAAGTCCTCGCTCCCCTCGCCGCCGCCCCGTATGTCCGGCAAGCACTGCTCTACAGTCCGTATGGCACGCCATTCGCCCGCTACGCGCGCAGCGCCAGCGATGCCGCGCCCGCGGCGCCGCGCACCGGCCTGCAGATCGATTACCTGGACGGCAGCGCCGCCCTCCTGCACAACCTGCCCGGCGGCGGCGCACTGTATCTGCGCGCCAGCCTGGCGCCGCTGTTCAACAGCCTGGCGCAATTTGCCGCCTTCACCCTGCTGGTCTGCCTGTGTGCGTTCGGCCTGACGGTCCTGATGGTGCGCCGCACGCGCACCGCCGCCCAGCAAGCGGAAAGCCATTTGCACTACCTGGCCCACGTCGACCCTGTCACGCAACTGCCGAACCGCCATGAATTCAACGGCGCCCTGGCCTACGCGCTGGCGCGCGCCGACCGCCAGGACAGCAGTGTGGGACTGCTGCTGCTGGACCTGGACAACTTCAAGGTGGTCAACGACACGCTGGGCCACCACTGCGGCGACCAGCTGCTCAAACTCGTCGCCGAGCGCCTGGTGGAGATCCTGCGCGGCACCGACATCATCTGCCGCATCGGCGGCGACGAATTCGTCGTCATCGTCGAACCGGCCGACGACGCCTCGGAAATGGCCAGCGTGGCGCGCAAGATCCTCGCCGTGCTGGCCGCGCCGTTCGCGCTGGAAGGCCACCAGTTGTATGTCAGCGCCAGCATCGGCGTGAGCCTGTATCCGTTCGATGCGCAGGACGTGGCCACCCTGACGCGCAATGCCGACACGGCCATGTACCACGCCAAGCATCAGGGCAAGAACCGCTATGCCGTGTTCAAGGCTGAAATGGAATTGCGCGCCCAGCGCCGCCTGCGCATGGAGGCGAACCTGCGCCGCGCCCTGCAAAACGAGGAACTGTATCTGCACTACCAGCCGCAGATCGACTTGCGCAGCGGGCGCATCGTCGGCGTGGAAGCGCTGATACGCTGGAACTGCCGCGAGATGGGGCAGCTGAGCCCCAGTGAATTCATTCCCGTGGCCGAGGAAAGCGGCATCATCGTCGAGCTGGGACGCTGGGTGCTGCAAAGCGCCTGCCGCCAGGCGGCCAGCTGGTGCAAGGCGGGCCTGCTCGATTCGCTCGAACACGTGGCCGTCAACCTGTCGGCCTGCCAGGCGCGCGACCCGGGATTGATGGACGATATCCGCGCCATCCTGGACGAAACGCAGCTGCCGCATGGCTTGCTGGAGCTGGAAATCACGGAAGGGGTATTGATGGACAATATCCACGCCAACGTGGAACTGATGCGGCGCCTGCAGGAGACGGGCATCCACCTGTCGATCGACGATTTCGGCACCGGCTATTCCTCGATGTCCTACCTGAAGCGCCTGCCGATCGACCAATTGAAGATCGACCGCAGCTTCGTGCACGACCTGCCCGGCGAAGGCGAAGCCATCGTCACGGCCATCATCGCCATGGCGCACAGCCTGCATCTGAAAGTGGTGGCCGAAGGCGTGGAAACGCTGCAGCAGGTGGAGTTTTTGAGAAAAGCCGGCTGCGACAACGTGCAGGGCTACTTCTTTGCGCGCCCCATGACGGCGGCGCAGCTGACGGCATTGCTGCTGGAGCGGCGCGACTGGAGTACGCGCACCATCATGCCGGCTTGA
- the rnk gene encoding nucleoside diphosphate kinase regulator, producing the protein MEKKPKIILSSQDLERLEALLYALGNNLSPDKAALLDELGRAEVLEPQEIPPTVVTMNSTVRFTVENKEEFCLTLVYPKDVDGQADRISVLAPVGSALLGLSVGDSIAWPMPGGVVKVKIEEIVYQPERAGEYHR; encoded by the coding sequence TTGGAAAAAAAACCAAAAATTATTTTGTCGTCACAAGACCTGGAACGACTGGAAGCGTTGTTGTATGCCTTGGGAAATAACTTGTCGCCGGACAAGGCCGCCTTGCTCGATGAGCTGGGCCGTGCCGAGGTGCTCGAGCCGCAAGAAATACCGCCTACCGTCGTGACGATGAATTCCACCGTGCGCTTCACGGTGGAAAACAAGGAGGAATTCTGCCTGACGCTCGTGTATCCGAAGGATGTGGACGGCCAGGCCGATCGCATTTCCGTGCTGGCGCCCGTCGGCAGCGCGCTGCTGGGCTTGTCTGTGGGCGACAGCATCGCCTGGCCCATGCCCGGTGGCGTGGTAAAGGTCAAGATCGAGGAAATCGTCTACCAGCCTGAACGGGCCGGCGAATACCACCGCTAG
- a CDS encoding transporter, with amino-acid sequence MAMETAGFTYGSDTSGLVWGFLFGRGAQPLALDSTAALAWLADGAARPAQEFVWLHFNLSHAASEKWLMTHTQLADEFYETLHQGSRSTRIEQAENTLIAVVNDVVHNFSFEASDISTMWASVAQDLVITARRAPLQSIERLRQAVIKNHEPIRSSVELLIHLLRDQADVLVNIVRDAVARVDDIEDHLLAGRLVPKREDLGAMRRVLVRLQRLLAPEPAALFRLLQRPPAWVSELDSLELRQSTEEFSVVLSDMSSLQERIKLLQEEIAARVNEENSRSLFVLTIVTVLALPINIIAGMLGMNVGGIPLAQHPQGFWIIVAIIVTFTVVAGWLVVRVQRNS; translated from the coding sequence ATGGCGATGGAAACTGCCGGTTTTACCTACGGCTCGGATACCTCGGGCCTGGTCTGGGGCTTCCTGTTTGGCCGCGGGGCCCAGCCGCTGGCGCTCGACTCGACGGCCGCACTGGCCTGGCTGGCCGATGGCGCGGCCAGGCCTGCGCAGGAATTCGTCTGGCTGCATTTCAATTTATCGCATGCGGCCAGCGAAAAATGGCTGATGACGCATACGCAGCTGGCCGACGAATTCTATGAAACCCTGCATCAGGGTTCCCGTTCGACGCGCATCGAACAGGCGGAAAACACCCTGATCGCCGTGGTCAACGACGTGGTGCACAATTTCTCGTTCGAAGCGTCCGATATTTCCACCATGTGGGCCAGCGTGGCGCAAGACCTCGTCATCACGGCGCGCCGCGCGCCGCTGCAGTCGATAGAGCGGCTGCGCCAGGCCGTCATCAAGAACCACGAGCCGATCCGCTCGTCGGTGGAACTGCTGATCCATTTGCTGCGCGACCAGGCCGACGTGCTGGTCAACATCGTGCGCGATGCCGTGGCGCGGGTCGACGATATCGAAGATCACTTGCTGGCCGGGCGCCTGGTGCCCAAGCGCGAAGACCTGGGCGCCATGCGGCGCGTGCTGGTGCGGCTGCAGCGCCTGCTGGCGCCGGAACCGGCAGCCCTGTTCCGCCTGCTGCAACGCCCGCCGGCATGGGTGTCGGAGCTGGACAGCCTGGAATTGCGCCAGTCGACGGAAGAATTTTCCGTGGTGCTCAGCGATATGTCCTCGCTACAGGAACGCATCAAGCTGCTGCAGGAAGAGATCGCCGCCAGGGTCAACGAGGAAAACAGCCGCAGCCTGTTCGTGCTGACCATCGTCACCGTGCTGGCCTTGCCGATCAATATCATCGCCGGCATGCTGGGCATGAATGTGGGGGGAATTCCGCTGGCCCAGCACCCGCAGGGCTTCTGGATCATCGTCGCCATCATCGTCACGTTTACGGTCGTGGCGGGATGGCTGGTGGTGCGCGTGCAGAGAAACAGTTAA
- a CDS encoding YXWGXW repeat-containing protein produces MKPIALYAAAMLAISTAAFLPTQAMAQNQLGVSIVVGNAPPPPRFESAPAPRAGYVWAPGYWNWDGQRHVWTGGEWLRERGGNQYRRAAWIQENNRWRLDRGGWVAAQLQPVRYDDIRIAPPPPRREAIPRARHGYAWAPGHWEWRSQRYAWTPGVWIAERPGYVYAPPAWNQRDGRWQMEQGRWSPRGPNGDRDRDGIPNRYDRDNGNRHDRDGDGVPNRDDRRPDNPNRS; encoded by the coding sequence ATGAAACCCATCGCACTCTACGCAGCAGCCATGCTTGCCATCAGTACCGCGGCCTTTTTGCCGACGCAGGCGATGGCACAGAATCAGCTCGGCGTGAGCATTGTCGTCGGCAACGCCCCACCTCCGCCACGCTTTGAAAGCGCGCCCGCACCGCGCGCCGGCTATGTCTGGGCACCGGGCTACTGGAACTGGGATGGCCAGCGCCATGTCTGGACCGGCGGCGAATGGCTGCGCGAACGCGGCGGCAACCAGTACCGCCGCGCCGCCTGGATACAAGAGAACAACCGCTGGCGCCTGGACCGTGGCGGCTGGGTCGCCGCACAGCTACAGCCCGTGCGCTATGACGACATCCGCATCGCCCCGCCGCCACCGCGCCGCGAAGCCATCCCGCGCGCCCGCCACGGCTACGCCTGGGCGCCCGGCCACTGGGAATGGCGTAGCCAGCGCTACGCCTGGACCCCGGGCGTGTGGATCGCCGAACGCCCTGGCTATGTGTATGCGCCGCCCGCCTGGAACCAGCGCGATGGCCGCTGGCAGATGGAACAAGGCCGCTGGTCGCCACGCGGTCCGAACGGCGACCGCGACCGCGACGGCATCCCCAACCGCTATGACCGCGACAATGGCAACCGCCACGACCGCGACGGCGATGGGGTACCGAACCGCGACGACCGCCGTCCGGACAACCCGAACCGCAGCTAG
- a CDS encoding SUMF1/EgtB/PvdO family nonheme iron enzyme, with protein MMQKARDKLRELRALHDDGLLSEQEFERRKNAILDAEYAPPGAAPVAAPLPVRQGTELGFMTGQEIGPQNRRYRLERLIGTGGMGQVWQATDLATHAELGSSEMVALKILPPQLTQSATHAKLLIEEATQARKLAHENIVRVYEWAQDPATASYFIIMECLDGEDLEHYLAREGALPLSRVQQLLQPVAEALSYAWEKHKLVHRDIKPGNVFLTAKGDVKLLDYGIASRVRNADSSLALDMPNAGTHGYRAPEAGANQRQPSPRLDVYAVAVMIYQMLEGRMPFDDARSASHLPSAPQALNAQQWQVLQNGFSLTAELRPLSVQALLENLERAAGPSPEELAEQARQQQARTAQQQRQAALAAEQAREEEIKRARIRQEELDQRRKAEIHAAALEKQRQDKLRREQEAQRHFEAEEARKLRKEALRGQLRARREADAATALQEHQELQRKALVAKAEAAYRAEQERARRAEASRTAAASVPAPASAPAPELESEPEHVEPVANAEGILRDDFLDGAGQGPELVLIPSGRFQMGAHETEHKAAIQAGSQQAWLEREMPQHWVGIERPFALARHPVSVGEWRAFVKATGWAGGSETDWDNPGFVQNEQHPVVGVSWNDAQLYLAWLSERTGRRYRLPSEAEWEYACRAGTRTAFNVGDTISTEQANYDGLYVYNGGPRGVYRGGTSPLGSFAPNSWGLFDMHGNVWEWVQDVVHDNYEGAPTDGSAWEEGSDSSRRILRGGSWLYHPRYLRSALRNGFSTVLSNDIVGFRVARTLD; from the coding sequence ATGATGCAAAAAGCACGAGACAAACTGCGGGAACTGCGCGCCCTCCACGACGACGGGCTGCTCAGCGAGCAGGAATTTGAACGCCGCAAGAACGCCATCCTCGACGCCGAGTACGCGCCGCCCGGCGCCGCGCCCGTGGCCGCGCCGCTGCCCGTGCGCCAGGGTACGGAACTGGGCTTCATGACGGGCCAGGAAATCGGCCCGCAAAACCGCCGCTACCGGCTCGAACGGCTGATCGGCACGGGCGGCATGGGGCAGGTGTGGCAAGCCACCGACCTGGCCACGCACGCGGAGCTGGGTAGCAGCGAAATGGTGGCGCTGAAGATCTTGCCGCCGCAGCTGACGCAGAGCGCCACGCACGCCAAGCTGCTGATCGAGGAAGCGACCCAGGCGAGAAAACTCGCGCATGAAAACATCGTGCGCGTCTACGAATGGGCACAGGACCCGGCCACGGCCAGCTATTTCATCATCATGGAATGCCTCGATGGCGAAGACCTCGAGCACTATCTGGCGCGCGAGGGCGCGCTGCCGCTGTCCAGGGTGCAGCAATTGCTGCAGCCGGTGGCCGAGGCCCTGTCGTATGCGTGGGAAAAGCACAAGCTGGTGCACCGCGACATCAAGCCGGGCAATGTCTTCCTGACGGCGAAGGGCGACGTCAAATTGCTCGACTACGGCATCGCTTCGCGCGTGCGCAATGCGGATAGCAGCCTGGCGCTGGACATGCCGAATGCAGGCACGCACGGTTATCGGGCGCCCGAGGCAGGCGCCAACCAGCGTCAGCCCAGCCCGCGCCTGGACGTGTATGCGGTGGCCGTGATGATCTATCAGATGCTGGAAGGGCGCATGCCGTTCGACGACGCGCGCAGCGCCAGCCACCTGCCGTCGGCACCGCAAGCGCTGAACGCGCAACAGTGGCAGGTGCTGCAGAACGGTTTTTCGCTGACGGCGGAATTGCGGCCGCTATCGGTGCAAGCCTTGCTGGAAAATCTGGAACGTGCGGCCGGGCCGTCGCCCGAAGAACTGGCGGAACAGGCGCGCCAGCAGCAGGCGCGCACGGCGCAGCAACAACGGCAGGCGGCACTGGCCGCCGAACAGGCCCGCGAAGAAGAGATCAAGCGGGCCCGGATACGCCAGGAAGAACTGGACCAGCGCCGCAAGGCGGAAATCCATGCCGCTGCGCTGGAAAAGCAGCGGCAGGACAAACTGCGCCGCGAGCAGGAGGCGCAGCGCCATTTCGAAGCGGAAGAGGCGCGCAAGCTGCGCAAGGAAGCGCTGCGCGGCCAGTTGCGCGCGCGCCGCGAAGCCGATGCCGCCACGGCCCTGCAGGAACACCAGGAATTGCAGCGCAAGGCCCTCGTCGCCAAGGCGGAGGCGGCGTATCGGGCCGAGCAGGAACGGGCGCGTCGCGCAGAGGCCAGCCGCACCGCCGCCGCATCTGTCCCCGCGCCGGCATCCGCGCCGGCGCCAGAACTGGAATCGGAACCCGAACATGTAGAACCGGTGGCCAACGCCGAAGGCATCTTGCGCGACGATTTCCTCGATGGCGCGGGACAGGGCCCGGAACTGGTGCTCATTCCCAGCGGCCGCTTCCAGATGGGCGCGCACGAGACGGAGCACAAGGCAGCCATCCAGGCCGGCTCGCAGCAAGCCTGGCTGGAACGCGAGATGCCGCAGCACTGGGTCGGCATCGAGCGCCCGTTCGCGCTGGCCCGGCATCCCGTCAGCGTGGGCGAATGGCGCGCCTTCGTCAAGGCGACCGGCTGGGCGGGCGGTTCCGAGACGGACTGGGACAATCCCGGCTTCGTGCAGAACGAGCAGCATCCGGTGGTGGGCGTGAGCTGGAATGACGCACAGCTGTACCTGGCGTGGCTGAGCGAGCGCACGGGCCGGCGGTACCGCCTGCCCAGCGAAGCGGAGTGGGAATACGCGTGCCGCGCCGGCACGCGCACGGCCTTCAACGTGGGCGACACGATCAGCACCGAGCAGGCCAACTACGACGGCCTGTATGTCTACAACGGCGGCCCGCGCGGCGTGTACCGGGGCGGCACCAGCCCGCTGGGCAGCTTCGCGCCGAATTCCTGGGGCCTGTTCGACATGCATGGCAATGTGTGGGAATGGGTGCAGGACGTGGTGCACGACAATTACGAAGGCGCGCCCACCGATGGCAGCGCGTGGGAAGAGGGCAGCGACAGCAGCCGGCGCATCCTGCGCGGCGGCTCCTGGCTGTACCACCCGCGCTACCTGCGCTCGGCCCTGCGCAACGGTTTTTCCACCGTGCTGTCGAACGACATCGTCGGTTTCAGGGTGGCGCGCACGCTCGATTAA
- a CDS encoding SIMPL domain-containing protein, producing the protein MFKRRLLSIVFACLPFCALASDLPSYPFIHATGTAYSFVTPDLGEIDFDVSAFDPAPDVATALVQTRIGEIKALLVEQGLPEAAAGIEVRDVRKEIRKGAEQDPANPQYLIKASVHVNVADLSKWPAVMRPLLAMPNLDAFAVTFGATERIRLEEELMGEAVKDAQRKADAMARGFGKRAGAVAGISSDQLKNLGNAVGLVPSDRYQRANSRQRQNPDDMLMVTSLKMGQTVDAVFRIK; encoded by the coding sequence GTGTTCAAACGCCGCCTGCTGTCCATCGTGTTCGCCTGCCTGCCCTTCTGCGCCCTGGCCAGCGACTTGCCCTCCTATCCCTTTATCCATGCGACGGGCACTGCCTACAGCTTCGTCACGCCGGACCTGGGCGAGATCGACTTCGACGTCAGCGCCTTCGACCCCGCGCCGGACGTGGCCACGGCGCTGGTGCAGACGCGCATCGGGGAAATCAAGGCGCTGCTGGTGGAGCAGGGCTTGCCCGAGGCGGCGGCCGGCATCGAGGTGCGCGACGTGCGCAAGGAAATCCGCAAGGGCGCGGAACAGGATCCGGCCAACCCGCAGTACCTGATCAAGGCCAGCGTGCATGTCAATGTGGCGGACCTGTCGAAATGGCCCGCCGTCATGCGTCCGCTGCTGGCCATGCCCAACCTCGATGCGTTTGCCGTCACCTTCGGCGCCACCGAACGCATCCGCCTGGAAGAAGAATTGATGGGCGAAGCCGTCAAGGATGCGCAGCGCAAGGCCGACGCCATGGCGCGCGGCTTCGGCAAGCGCGCGGGCGCCGTGGCCGGCATCTCCTCGGACCAGCTGAAAAACCTGGGTAATGCGGTGGGCCTGGTGCCGTCCGACCGCTACCAGCGCGCCAACAGCCGCCAGCGGCAAAATCCCGACGACATGCTGATGGTCACCAGCCTGAAGATGGGGCAGACGGTCGACGCCGTGTTCCGTATCAAATAG
- a CDS encoding OsmC family protein has protein sequence MTIKAIRDQSQPMRHIVHVRDHIISADASVAEGGGDSGPSPHDLYDAALSACKALTVVWYARHKGIPLEHVEVSTERDASEERKGVYRLAATLHLTGELTDAQRQELLAAAGKCPLHKLMTAVTTEVTTVLA, from the coding sequence ATGACCATCAAAGCCATCCGCGACCAGTCGCAACCCATGCGCCACATCGTGCACGTGCGCGATCACATCATTTCCGCCGACGCCTCGGTGGCTGAAGGCGGCGGCGATTCCGGCCCCTCGCCGCACGACCTGTATGACGCGGCCCTGTCGGCCTGCAAGGCGCTCACGGTGGTCTGGTACGCCAGACACAAGGGCATTCCCCTGGAACATGTGGAAGTGTCGACCGAGCGCGATGCCAGCGAAGAGCGCAAGGGCGTGTACCGCCTGGCCGCCACCCTGCACCTGACGGGCGAGCTGACGGATGCGCAGCGTCAGGAATTGCTGGCCGCGGCCGGCAAATGCCCGCTGCATAAATTGATGACGGCTGTCACCACCGAAGTGACGACGGTGCTGGCATGA
- a CDS encoding pirin family protein has translation MSAAILKSHEKDLGGGFVVRRLLPSSQKQAVGPFIFFDHFGPIDVAPDANHDVRPHPHIGLATVTYLFEGAIDHRDSIGSYQRIEPGAINWMTAGRGIVHSERTPHDLAGQPHRTHGLQLWAALPKAHEEDAPSFTHTPQADIPVVALDGAVVKVLIGSAFGQTSPVRTYMQTLYLDVALPAGKELRLEGLPAEAAIYPISGEVLVDGVALVPHTMALLEAGAAPVVTAGGGPVQFVVIGGEPLDGHRFLFWNFVSSSKERLSQAADDWSAQRMGQVPGETEFIPLPKAPLRPAT, from the coding sequence ATGAGCGCGGCCATCCTGAAAAGCCACGAAAAAGACCTGGGCGGCGGCTTTGTCGTGCGGCGTCTGCTGCCGTCAAGCCAGAAACAGGCCGTCGGTCCCTTCATCTTCTTCGACCATTTCGGCCCCATCGACGTGGCGCCCGACGCCAACCACGACGTGCGCCCCCATCCGCATATCGGCCTGGCCACCGTCACCTATCTGTTCGAGGGGGCGATCGACCACCGCGACAGCATCGGTTCGTACCAGCGCATCGAGCCGGGCGCCATCAACTGGATGACGGCCGGGCGCGGCATCGTGCATTCGGAGCGCACGCCGCACGACCTGGCGGGCCAGCCGCACCGCACGCACGGCTTGCAGTTGTGGGCCGCACTGCCGAAGGCGCATGAAGAAGACGCGCCAAGTTTCACGCACACGCCGCAAGCCGACATTCCCGTCGTGGCGCTCGATGGCGCCGTGGTGAAAGTGTTGATCGGCTCGGCGTTCGGCCAGACTTCGCCCGTGCGCACCTACATGCAGACGCTGTACCTGGACGTGGCGCTGCCGGCGGGCAAGGAGCTGCGGCTGGAAGGCTTGCCGGCGGAAGCGGCGATCTATCCGATCAGCGGGGAGGTGCTGGTCGATGGCGTGGCGCTCGTGCCCCATACCATGGCCTTGCTGGAAGCTGGGGCTGCGCCCGTGGTGACGGCAGGCGGCGGCCCGGTGCAGTTCGTCGTGATCGGCGGCGAGCCGCTGGATGGCCACCGCTTCCTGTTCTGGAATTTCGTCTCGTCGAGCAAGGAGCGCTTGTCGCAGGCGGCCGACGACTGGAGCGCCCAGCGCATGGGACAAGTGCCGGGCGAGACGGAATTCATCCCGCTGCCGAAGGCGCCCCTGCGCCCGGCGACCTGA